Part of the Rissa tridactyla isolate bRisTri1 chromosome 3, bRisTri1.patW.cur.20221130, whole genome shotgun sequence genome, tgttTCTGTCCTCACGTATCATATTTTCTGATAAGCTTATGACTATTGCTTTGAATTCTCGTGAGTGTCTGCATATCTAAAAGCCCCAGGAGTTCAAGTCAAACCACAAAATTGGACTGTGCATCCCATGTCCTCCTTTGCACTGATGCTTGTCTTTGGTTAGCCAGCTCAGGTAGTTAAACCAGCAGAGTATGACTGGttttgtgaaggaaagaaaaagagggtgaGTTGTTTTTTGCTGGCTGAGCTGCCTGGACTGGCTGAGCCTGGGGTGGGACAAGCAGTGTGGGGAGCGTGGGGCTGGAAGGatggcagcagcaccagctttGGTCGGTTGAAATTGCCAGAGAACTGTGTATCAGCTGTATGTGACGTGAATAACCAATTAAATGCTTCATGTGGTCCTCATTTCCTTCCAGAGTTAGCATCAGCCTCACCATCTTCTCCATCCTGTGTCTGATCTCACCACCCCTCTGCTCCTCGCCTGCCCCCAGACCTGCACATCTGGAGTAGAGCAGCTGGTTCCCAGCTAgtccctcccctccttttccccatcCCAATCCATGTCACCAGTTTTGGTTTCACTTATTTTGCATTCCCCTGGTGAGAGGTAAAGGTTAAACTTGTCAGAGTGAAAAAAAGCTTCCAGGtagcaaggagagagagagaagcataTGGAGGAAATAAAGAGAAGTTGGGATTTTCTTAGGGCTTTGTACACCCATTGGGGAGCTTACCCACCAGTTTGAAAACTGCTGGTCTGTGTTGCACATTTTATTTACAATGAATGTGTTAGGTAAAAGGGATATTTTTTGAATCAAGGGCCTTACTTTTTCAGGAGCTTGGCATAAGTAGGCTGTGGGACTTCAGTCAGCCTTGCAGCAAGAGTTTACAAGGTATTTTCTTTAAGAGTAAGACATGAGCAGAAAGAAGCAGATGAAGATACATAGcagttttttcttaaaataatttccaatttgCCACCAAATTCTCGCCAAGCAGAGGAGAAGTTTGGGGGAGATTAGTTTGATTTGGTAAAGATTTAGGGCAGAGGTAACAGGATTTTATAGGCCATGTCCATCTTGCCCAGCATGGGAATTATGGCTATGTAGCACTTATTTTCTCGGTAGCTTTGCCACTTAGTAAAACCCACCCATCTGAAGTGAGTACAGATAAAGCACTTTTTGGTATAGTACCATTAGCTTATTGATATTGGGTACCAGTTGCTGTAGTTTTAGATTCAAACCACATTAAGTGGCTGTAGCTACAGGTGGTGGCAGAGGACTTGCAGCGTGGTGAGCAGCCCTGCAGGAGGGGTTACAGCTGGGTGGGCGTTGATTGCATTCAGCATCCAACAGGCTGTGATAAACCCTGTTCCCTTGTGTTTTCAGAGGCTGCACAGCGGAGTTCTCAGAGATCTCGAGCGTCAAAATCAGAAAAAGGAGAATATTCGCCTACTAGAAGAGCAGATTGCTTTAACAAAGCAGCTTATGGAAGAAAGAGACAAGGCGCTAATGGAAAAAGGGTCCCAGCAGTCCTAGTCACAGACCTGAGTCATTAGAGGTTTGATTAAAGACGTTGGGAGATCACTGGTGTCTTAACTACTTGCGAGTGTTCCAGCTAACAGAGGTAATCTGTGAAAGACTGTTTCT contains:
- the LOC128907606 gene encoding protein PET117 homolog, mitochondrial is translated as MSRSSRAVLALSALLSAATVAAVHLQQRRERERLHSGVLRDLERQNQKKENIRLLEEQIALTKQLMEERDKALMEKGSQQS